The nucleotide sequence GCGAACAAAATGCAAATCTTCGGTGTCTAAAACCGTCAATGCATGGGGCAATTCTTGCTTCACACGCCAACCAAATTGTTCTTCGATTAAAAATCGGTCATAAACCACTATGCTAGGTTGCAATTCCCGCACAAAATCGTTGAACAAGGAATCGTTCAAAACAATCGAATGCTCTACTATTTGCTCATTTGCCAAAGGATGCGAGGCTACCGATTTAGCAGCCGCACAAGCAAAATGAATATCGGTGGCTATTTTCTTTAACTCATCAATTAATTGCAACATGCGCCAGCCGGCTGCAGATGAAGTGGGTTCAGGCCACACCAAACCTATGATTAAAATACGGTTGTTCATAAGGCAAATATCGAAGTTATCTTTAAAAGATACTAACTGTTTAATTAATTTGTAAATTTGCAAAAAAATCTACCAAATGTTAGGACTTAAGTTATTGACCGATCCGCGTTGGGCAAATATTGCTGAAGGTAATATAGAAGAAATCTTAACCGATCATGCGTGGTGCGAACAAAAAGCGGCTACAAATGCCATTACAATTATAACATACAACTCAGAACACGAAGATTTGGTGACGGCAATGACCGAAATAGCGATTGAAGAAATGGAACATTTTAAAATGGTGCATGATATCATTAAGCAACGTGGTTATACGCTGGGCCGAGAGCGAAAAGATGATTATGTGAACCAATTGTATAAATTCATGAAAAAAGACGGTTCTAGAAACGATGCTTTTATTGACCGTTTGTTGTTTGCTGCAATGATTGAAGCCAGAAGTTGTGAGCGTTTCCGTGTGCTTTCTGAAAATATTAAAGATGAAGAGTTGGCTAAATTTTATAGAGATTTAATGATTTCTGAGGCGGGACACTATACCACTTTTATAAAGTTTGCTAAAAAATATACCGAACGAACCAATGTGGACAAGCGTTGGAAAGAATGGCTGGAATTTGAAGGACAATTGATTCAAAATTACGGCACAAAAGAAACCGTTCATGGATAAAAAAGAGGCTGTCCAAAAAGTTTGGGCAGCCCTTTTTTTGTTGTGTTTTCTCTAAAAAATTCGTATTTTAGAGTTGAACAAAAAACCCAACTATGGCTAAGGTAACATTTAAAAATCAAACAGGCAACTCTCCAGAACTTTTCCCTATCAATATTTTTGATTTGATTCCAGAAGACCACCCCGTTCGGTTGGTGGATTCGGTGGTTA is from Paenimyroides aestuarii and encodes:
- the miaE gene encoding tRNA-(ms[2]io[6]A)-hydroxylase — its product is MLGLKLLTDPRWANIAEGNIEEILTDHAWCEQKAATNAITIITYNSEHEDLVTAMTEIAIEEMEHFKMVHDIIKQRGYTLGRERKDDYVNQLYKFMKKDGSRNDAFIDRLLFAAMIEARSCERFRVLSENIKDEELAKFYRDLMISEAGHYTTFIKFAKKYTERTNVDKRWKEWLEFEGQLIQNYGTKETVHG